The sequence GAGAGAATTGAAACTAACTATCATTTCTCTACAACTAGCTAATAGATCTATTAAGTATGCAAGAGGTATAGTGGAGGATTTGCTGATTTAGGTAGGTAAACTGATAATCCTTACTAACTTTGTGGTTCTTAATATGGAAAATACACCAGCAATGAATAAGGAGCAAACAATACTCCTTAGTAGACCTTTTATGGCAACTACCAAAACAGTTATTGATGTGCACAATGGGAAGCCGACTATGACAATCTTGGGAGAGACTGTAGgatttaaagtgtttgattctCTAGCTCTATTTCCTAgcacttcaattgatgaatgttcATATGTTGATTGTTTggattattttgtatatgaaacaTACTTACATAATAGGAATGATAAGTTAGAGTTGCATTAAtattggaaaaaaataaaagaaatcttaaATAAGGAAGTCCCAAACTTTCATGATAAGTTAGATGAAGTTATTCCAATATCACTTAATGAAAGCACTATTGAACCTTTAGATTCTCCcattgaaaatgaaatagaaattattaatgaacCACTTAAACTTGAGCTTTTGGAGTTTATTAACACACTTAAATATTTTCCTTAAGAGAGAAGAATACATACCCAGTAATTGTAGCTTTTGATCTTTCCCCTTCAAAAGAAGAGACAACTATTAGAGAGTTaagaaaacttaaaaaagCCATTGGGTGGAGAATCTCTAACATTAAGGGAATTAGTCTAACTATGTGTatacataaaataatcttAGAAGACAATGCCAAGGCTGTTAGAGATATCCAAAGAAGGTTTAATCCTAACATGAAAGAGGTGGTGAAAAAGAAAGTCTAAAAACTATTGGATGGATATTATATACCCAATAGTTGATAGTAATTGGGTAAGTCCTGTTCATGTAGTGCTTAGGAAGTCAGATATTATAGtctttaagaataaaaaggaGGAGTTAATTCCCACAAGAATGACTACAGGGTGGAGAATGTGTATTGACTATAGGAAGCTAAACGCTGTAATAAAGAAGGATCATTttccccttccttttattaatcaaattttagagTGTTTAGCAGGACATGTATTTTACTGTTTTCTTGATGGACTTTCAGGCTATTATCAAGTACCCGTTGCATATAAAGATCAAAAGAAGACAACTTTCACATGTTCTTTTGGAACTTTTGCATTTATAAAGATACCATTTGGACTTTGCAATGCACTTGCAACATTCTAGAGATTTatgctttctattttctctaatATATTAGAAGATTGCATcaaggtatttatggatgatttttcagtttttgacTTTTCATTTGATGCATgtctaaataatttaactcGTGTGCTTGAAAGATACATTGCgtgtaatttgattttgagttGGGAAAAAGAGCCATTTTATTGTCAAATATGGTATTATGCTAGGACATGTCATTTCTAGTAAAAGTATCAAAGTTGATAAGGcaaagattaatttaattgctAAATTGCCTCCGCCTACTTCAGTAAAGGGCATTAGAAGTTTTCTTGGTCATGTAAGATTTTATAGGcgttttattaaatatttttctaaaatttctcGCCCTTTAACTTAGTTGCTGGCTAAGGATGTTAACTTTGTCTTTGATGATGCATACATGTATGCTTTTAATACTTTGAAAGAAAAGTTGACTGGTGCACCTGTTATTATGGCAGTTGATTAGTCTCTTCCTTTTGAATTAATGTGTAATGCGTCTAATTATGCTATAGGAGCAATTCTAGGCCAAAGAGTTGATAAAGATCTCCATGTCATATATTATGCTAGTAAAACTCTTGATGATACCCAAATGAACTATTCAAcaactgaaaaataatttctagCTGTTGTGTTTTCATTAGACAAATTTAGATCTTACTTGGTAGGATCTAAAGTTATAGTTCATTCAGATCATGTAGCtttaagatatattttaactaaGGCTAATACTAAACCATGGATTATTAGGTGGGTACTTTTATTGCAAGAATTTGATATAGAACGGGTAATGAAAATGTGGTTATTGATCACCTTTCTAGGTTGATTTCTGATTTTGATAACCTTGGTTATAAAAAGGTAATTAATGAGACCTTTCCTTAATGaacaattttttattgtaaatcATGAGCCATGGTATGCTGACATTATAAATTACTTGGCTTATGGTATCATGAGACCTGATTTAATAtggtaagaaaagaaaatatttttatctatttatagaCATTATTATTGGGATGACCCCTATTTGTTTAAACATTATTCAGATCAAATGATTAGAAGATGTATTCCTGAGGACGAGCAACAAAGAATTCTTGCTTTTTGCCATGAGATGCATTGTGGAGGTCATTTTGGtggtaagaaaatagcctACAAGGTTCTTCAGTCAGGTTTCTTTTGGCCTTCGTTATTTAAAGATgctaatattttttgtaataaatGTGATAGATGCCAAAGAAGTGGGGATATtagtaaaagaaatgaaatgtct is a genomic window of Ricinus communis isolate WT05 ecotype wild-type chromosome 2, ASM1957865v1, whole genome shotgun sequence containing:
- the LOC107261290 gene encoding uncharacterized protein LOC107261290, whose amino-acid sequence is MPAYAKFFKELNSNKRRYENNEKVIVSEIASSVLQEQLSPKMKNYGSFTIDITMEDKKVAKAMLDLGASINLIPYSIYAQLDLRELKLTIISLQLANRSIKYARAMNKEQTILLSRPFMATTKTVIDVHNGKPTMTILGETVGFKVFDSLALFPSTSIDECYYQVPVAYKDQKKTTFTCSFGTFAFIKIPFGLCNALATF